In the genome of Tepidisphaeraceae bacterium, the window ATGTACGGCCGTCTGCCTACTCGAACACGAGGCAGACCTTGCCTGTCTGTCCTTCGTCCGCTAGTTGATAAGCGCGTGCGGCCTCACTAATAGGCAGCCGGTCGGTGCAGGTGATATCTGGATGGACGCCCCAACGGTCCAGATGCTCCACGAGATCTTCCATGTGCTTCAACGAGGTCACGCAAGAACCATACGGCGTGATCTGCTGATGCATGAGCAACTGAGACACGTCGAAGGACACGGTGTTCCCCTCGCCGACGAAACCACACCGACCCCATTGGCGTGTCCCCTGCAGCGCAAGCAGGCGCGCGGACGGAACCCCGCTACAGTCGATGCTCACCTCACATCAGCGGTTCGCGGTGACGTCCATGATGCTTCGCAGGGCCTGACCGTCAGCGTAAAACGTGTAGTCGCACAGGCCCAGGCCCTCAGCAAGCCTCCGCCGCGCTGGCGAGATGTCGATGCCGATGATCGCCCGCGCGCCCTTGGCCTTGCCTAACTGCGCTGCAGCCAGGCCGACGGGCCCGAGTCCGGTGATAGGCAATCGGTCATGGGCGACCGGGTCATCGTCTACCACATCAACGGGTGCGGCGTGTGCGAGGACTGTCGCCACGGGTACATGATCTCGTGCTGCCCCGAATGCGGCACACTCGTCGCCAACACGTAGCTCGTGTCATCGCCCCACTACTTTTCGCAGAGGGTCACGCTCGGGGTCCATTCCCGACGCGGTTGTTAACTGGCAGCCCAAGATAGAGTGGAGAGTCTGAGAGTTCTTGCGCTAAGGCGGCCGCGGTCGTCAAAACGAGCCACGTCCCGTCCCCTCTCCCCTACCCTCTCTCATCCGCCCCATCACGGAAACACCGCAAAACCAGCCCGAAAACGAGCGAACCCTGTTAATTGGAATTAACAGGGTTCGCGATAAACTATATAACGACTTGACAGAAGAAGTTATGAAGATACCCGTGCCTGACCATCCTCGAACTTTCTCTGCCAACAGTCACTGAAATCCAGGAAGATAATCGGCTTCCGCATCGAATAGTTCCAGCGTCATCTGACGGATCTCGCGGGTGGTCATCACCGCTTGCGTCAGCGGGTCGAGCAGCAGCGCGTGGACGGCAGCGTCCTTGCTCT includes:
- a CDS encoding alcohol dehydrogenase catalytic domain-containing protein is translated as MGDRVIVYHINGCGVCEDCRHGYMISCCPECGTLVANT
- a CDS encoding zinc-binding dehydrogenase encodes the protein MPITGLGPVGLAAAQLGKAKGARAIIGIDISPARRRLAEGLGLCDYTFYADGQALRSIMDVTANR